From one Scophthalmus maximus strain ysfricsl-2021 chromosome 19, ASM2237912v1, whole genome shotgun sequence genomic stretch:
- the LOC118313452 gene encoding myogenesis-regulating glycosidase, with the protein MYTSRPPVFSMYEIVPVAPGDQMSGGSRGSPRKKKKLANEGRPLVMAGMLGCALVLAAVVAWCYYSVSLRKAQLLKTELLDLNKDGFIIRNHAGAVIFSMTFRSGTLDLDSCSKEGSVLSCTQSDSGKLNFFIQTVQLKDTVMCYRVRWEELQYTPFVEHTMAYNDSHWYGGAETATQYWPIRVQGEEEPRPFITSDVYSNRNAFGGFLERYWLSSNATAIKINDSVPFHLGWSEKDMTLRFQARYQDSPFKPPEGQQPLPELSYRVCVGSDVTSIHKYMVRRYFPKPIKVPSTEVFKHPVWSTWALHKTSVTQEKLLDYASDITRHGFTCSHLELDDRYTADYGEFDFDPQKFPNASGMFEKLREDGFHVSLWTHPFINYDSINFGTAVEKGLFVREPSGELPALVRWWNGIGGILDFTNPDAREWFSANLRMLKTNYDVTSFKFDAGETSYLPHQFSTLVPLSDPSTFTRRYTEMAIPFSERAELRVGYQSQNISCFSRIIDRDSVWGYELGLKSIIPTVLTISILGYQFVLPDMIGGNAYPNRTTGDNKTGLPDRELYIRWLELSAFMPAMQFSIPPWAYDNEVVQIAQKFTELHETLVAPRVLELAGEVLDTGDPIIRPLWWIANDDEAAYKIDSQFLIGDDLMVAPVLEPGKQERDIYLPAGRWRSYKGEHYDKGPIHLTDYPVDLDEVAFFTWVH; encoded by the exons ATGTATACCTCACGGCCTCCAGTCTTCAGTATGTATGAAATTGTCCCGGTGGCTCCCGGGGACCAGATGTCCGGGGGAAGTAGAGGCTCTCcgcgaaaaaagaagaaactggcCAACGAAGGCCGACCCCTGGTAATGGCAGGAATGTTAGGCTGTGCTTTGGTGCTGGCTGCTGTGGTTGCCTGGTGCTACTACTCGGTGTCGCTCCGTAAAGCCCAGCTGCTGAAGACGGAGCTATTAGACCTCAACAAAGACGGTTTCATCATTCGTAACCATGCCGGGGCTGTCATCTTCTCCATGACCTTCAG GTCTGGCACTCTGGACCTGGACTCCTGCTCAAAGGAGGGAAGTGTTCTGAGCTGCACCCAGTCAGATTCTGGCAAGCTCAACTTCTTCATCCAGACAGTTCAACTGAAGGACACGGTGATGTGTTACCGCGTTCGCTGGGAGGAGCTGCAGTACACGCCCTTTGTGGAGCACACCATGGCCTATAATGATTCTCATTGGTACGGTGGGGCGGAGACAGCGACGCAGTATTGGCCTATCAGGGTCCAGGGCGAGGAGGAACCACGGCCTTTCATCACCAGCGACGTCTACTCCAATCGGAACGCTTTTGGGGGTTTCCTAGAGCGCTATTGGCTGTCGTCGAACGCAACTGCGATCAAGATTAACGACTCGGTACCATTTCATTTGGGCTGGTCGGAGAAGGACATGACTCTCAGGTTCCAGGCCCGGTACCAGGACTCTCCCTTCAAACCACCAGAGGGCCAGCAGCCATTACCTGAACTCAgctacagagtgtgtgtgggctcaGATGTGACATCTATTCACAAATACATG GTGCGTCGGTATTTCCCAAAGCCTATCAAGGTCCCATCTACCGAAGTGTTCAAACATCCGGTGTGGTCCACATGGGCTCTCCACAAAACGTCTGTGACTCAGGAGAAGCTGCTGGACTATGCCTCCGACATCACCAGGCACGGCTTCACGTGCTCCCACCTGGAACTGGACGACCGCTACACCGCCGACTACGGAGAGTTTGACTTTGACCCTCAGAAGTTCCCCAACGCCAGTGGGATGTTTGAGAAACTCAGAGAGGACGGGTTTCACGTGTCGCTCTGGACGCATCCTTTCATCAACTATGACTCCATTAATTTTGGAACTGCCGTGGAAAAGGGTCTGTTTGTCCGCGAGCCGAGCGGCGAGCTGCCAGCTCTGGTGCGCTGGTGGAACGGCATCGGAGGAATCTTGGACTTTACCAACCCGGACGCTCGCGAGTGGTTCTCCGCGAATCTGCGCATGCTCAAAACCAACTATGACGTGACTTCCTTCAAGTTTGATGCAGGGGAGACGAGCTACCTCCCCCACCAGTTCAGCACCCTGGTCCCACTTTCCGACCCCTCCACCTTCACCCGCCGCTACACAGAGATGGCCATACCCTTCAGCGAGCGTGCCGAGCTGAGGGTGGGATACCAGAGTCAGAACATCTCCTGCTTCTCCCGGATCATTGACAGAGACTCGGTGTGGGGCTACGAGCTCGGCCTCAAGTCCATCATCCCCACTGTTCTGACGATTAGCATTCTAGGCTACCAGTTTGTCTTACCAGATATGATAGGAGGAAATGCATACCCCAACCGCACCACAG GTGATAATAAAACTGGTCTGCCAGACAGAGAGCTGTACATCCGATGGTTGGAGCTGTCAGCTTTTATGCCTGCTATGCAGTTCTCTATTCCACCGTGGGCCTATGATAACGAG GTGGTACAGATAGCGCAGAAGTTCACGGAGCTTCACGAGACCCTGGTGGCCCCGAGGGTTCTCGAACTGGCGGGCGAGGTTTTGGACACGGGAGACCCGATCATCAGGCCCCTGTGGTGGATCGCCAATGACGACGAGGCGGCCTATAAGATCGACTCCCAGTTCCTGATCGGGGATGACCTGATGGTGGCTCCGGTGTTGGAGCCAGGAAAGCAGGAGAGGGACATCTATCTGCCTGCGGGTCGATGGAGGAGCTACAAGGGGGAACATTACGACAAAGGCCCCATTCACCTCACTGACTACCCCGTGGACCTGGACGAGGTGGCTTTCTTTACATGGGTTCACTGA
- the LOC118313455 gene encoding uncharacterized protein LOC118313455, with translation MHLFGALCLFVTLSTACGLRCYTCTATQPRSCIDTKSCPVIFNRCYSLKFDGYDMVTKGCQTSIACGGAMACCEGDLCNSATLTRPSVVLLLVSSAAIALLNSHSEEGVLIHSAGIQSLCFSQFMMRLYGALILFMILSTACGLKCYTCVSRDPLSCLRKTSCPEPLDRCFSVNVTGYMTKGCRKETNCVKPISCCEEDFCNSAIMLNGPRVALLLVSSAITALFL, from the exons ATGCATCTTTTTGGAGCTCTGTGCCTGTTTGTGACTCTGTCTACAG cGTGTGGATTGAGATGCTACACGTGCACAGCCACCCAGCCCAGGTCCTGCATTGACACCAAATCTTGCCCCGTCATCTTCAACCGCTGTTACTCTCTCAAATTCGACG GTTACGACATGGTTACCAAGGGCTGCCAAACCAGTATAGCATGTGGAGGTGCCATGGCGTGCTGTGAAGGGGACTTGTGTAACAGCGCCACACTGACGCGTCCCAGCGTCGTCCTCCTGCTGGTGTCCTCGGCCGCCATCGCACTGTTGAACAGCCACAGC GAGGAAGGCGTTCTTATCCACTCTGCAGGGATCCAAAgtctgtgtttctctcagtTCATGATGCGGCTTTATGGAGCTCTGATCCTGTTTATGATTCTGTCCACAG CATGTGGATTAAAGTGCTACACATGTGTATCTCGTGACCCTCTATCCTGCTTACGGAAAACATCTTGTCCAGAACCCCTGGACCGCTGTTTCTCCGTCAATGTGACTG GTTACATGACTAAGGGTTGTCGGAAAGAAACGAACTGCGTAAAACCCATATCTTGCTGTGAAGAGGACTTTTGTAACAGTGCCATCATGCTCAATGGTCCCAGAGTCGCCCTCCTGCTAGTGTCCTCGGCCATCaccgctctctttctctga